One Amaranthus tricolor cultivar Red isolate AtriRed21 chromosome 1, ASM2621246v1, whole genome shotgun sequence DNA window includes the following coding sequences:
- the LOC130812716 gene encoding membrane protein of ER body-like protein isoform X8, producing MDTNTNVTTHTTLTLTNAENLAIIEDRSVTQQAQDQQQDEVNYEEPIYVIQDGDSNGFTFKQNKVDVVEFSLPENDGRDEEAEIEPITSGFCKSSETSAGLKYVDSLLNERSNGVNGALSEKYNGENVVNKILIVSGQREIFQSENSQEDEPEGEEFDVERVMKEQKTHDMYCPNCNKCITDRVILKRRKRKIREISKDVPPEVNPGQMTPMHPDEVSNPVERMPVSETLQNERRERDSESRLEAISCFSCFSIFISKGNGFLCWRFKPKLTVTQHSDVPSAGYIDATGRDDEKGTAFPLWILTCCQPYHAEKPATDALPEKGQLASSPSQYTHTPLPPEYQPTVSLDSDLPTSRGPVDDISSQPVPLDPVRPEKENNIPLWILTLCQPTESVNNAPRTGTKLPTDDMKFPFTPSDEFPVHPIQSATVLDSETKLPSEQQTHAASDKDEPISSLDTDPPPTNEDGTRIQNYESDLSTAPSKDTTEYPISQLPIKDEPGQLIVRKPVNPRISGEDIPSQLDLPEPPSTPPKGDVIVEMPDPPKPQPSDMQPGVSASGSRPLVDVEEPLIQHLHEPPIPGIGVDILKAIVYGGLLECIISLSVITSAAGGDATTLNIVALGLANVFGGLIVLFHNIRVLKHEHALERYEQQLGRPENFVLHAVVAMLSYVVFGLISPIIYGFSFSKSDNKNYKLTTLAAASLVCIAILSVGKAHVRRPPKYFQTVFYYICMGFIVFGVGYAAGDLINTLLKKLNVFDYRVAPVAVPVLGNGAVSRGLSVY from the exons ATGGACACCAATACAAATGTTACTACTCATACTACTCTTACTCTTACAAATGCTGAAAATCTTGCAATTATTGAGGATAGATCTGTTACTCAACAAGCTCAGGATCAGCAACAAGACGAGGTTAACTATGAGGAGCCCATCTATGTAATTCAGGATGGAG ACAGCAATGGATTtacttttaaacaaaataaagtaGATGTTGTTGAGTTTTCTCTTCCAGAGAATGACGGAAGAGATGAGGAAGCAGAAATTGAGCCTATTACTTCAGGTTTCTGCAAAAGCTCAGAAACTTCTGCTGGCCTCAAATATGTGGATAGCTTGTTAAATGAGAGATCTAATGGAGTCAATGGCGCATTATCTGAGAAATATAATGGTGAAAACGTAGTGAACAAAATTCTTATAGTAAGTGGCCAAAGGGAAATCTTTCAATCCGAAAATTCTCAGGAAGATGAACCGGAAGGAGAAGAATTTGATGTAGAGAGAGTGATGAAGGAGCAAAAAACTCATGATATGTATTGCCCTAATTGTAATAAATGTATTACTGACAGGGTCATTCTGAAAAGACGAAAGAGAAAAATTAGGGAAATTTCTAAAGATGTACCTCCTGAGGTAAATCCTGGTCAAATGACTCCAATGCATCCTGATGAAGTTTCTAATCCTGTTGAAAGAATGCCCGTTAGTGAAACTCTTCAAAATGAACGGCGGGAAAGAGATTCTGAGTCACGTCTTGAAGCGATTTCGTGCTTTTCATGTTTcagcattttcatttctaaag GGAACGGTTTTCTATGCTGGAGATTCAAACCTAAATTAACTGTTACTCAGCATTCAG ATGTGCCTTCAGCTGGATACATAGATGCAACAGGAAGAGATGATGAAAAAG GCACAGCTTTTCCTTTGTGGATTTTGACTTGCTGTCAACCTTACCATGCGGAAAAGCCAG CTACAGATGCTCTGCCCGAAAAAGGTCAACTTGCTTCATCtccgtctcaat ATACACATACACCATTACCTCCTGAATATCAACCTACTGTGTCACTTGATTCTG ATTTACCAACTTCTAGAGGACCTGTTGATG ATATCTCATCCCAACCAGTACCTCTTGATCCTGTAAGGCCCGAAAAAG AGAATAATATTCCACTGTGGATCCTGACCCTTTGTCAGCCTACTGAGAGCGTCAATAACGCACCAAGAACAG GTACCAAACTTCCAACTGATGACATGAAATTTCCTTTTACACCATCTGATG AGTTCCCAGTACATCCTATTCAATCTGCTACAGTACTTGACTCAG AAACCAAGTTACCGTCAGAGCAGCAAACTCATGCAGCATCTGACAAAG ACGAGCCAATATCCTCTCTAGATACCGATCCTCCACCAACAAATGAAGACG GTACAAGAATCCAAAACTATGAGAGTGATCTTTCTACTGCACCATCTAAAG ATACAACAGAATATCCTATTTCACAACTTCCTATAAAAGATGAACCCG GACAACTCATAGTACGTAAGCCTGTAAATCCCAGAATTTCTGGTGAAG ACATTCCATCACAGCTCGATCTGCCAGAACCTCCTTCGACTCCTCCAAAAG GAGATGTGATCGTAGAAATGCCTGATCCACCTAAGCCTCAGCCTTCAGATATGCAACCTGGTGTATCTGCATCTGGATCAAGGCCTTTAGTTGACGTTGAGGAACCACTAATTCAACATTTACATGAACCTCCGATACCTGGAATTGGTGTGGACATATTAAAAGCTATTGTATATGGAGGTCTCTTGGAATGCATCATCAGCTTAAGTGTTATTACCTCAGCAGCCGGTGGAGATGCCACCACAT TAAATATTGTAGCTTTGGGGCTAGCAAACGTTTTTGGAGGATTAATTGTTCTTTTTCATAAT ATAAGGGTGCTAAAACATGAGCATGCATTGGAGCGTTATGAACAACAGCTTGGGAGGCCAGAAAACTTTGTGCTGCATGCAGTTGTTGCCATGTTATCCTATGTTGTTTTTGGTCTAATATCTCCTATCATCTATGGTTTTTCCTTCAGCAAAAGCGATAACAAGAATTATAAGCTCACAACACTTGCAGCTGCTTCACTTGTTTGCATAGCAATCCTTTCTGTAGGGAAGGCGCATGTCCGAAGGCCTCCAAAGTACTTTCAAACAGTCTTCTATTACATATGTATGGGATTCATTGTCTTCGGTGTTGGATATGCTGCAGGTGATCTCATCAACACACTACTTAAGAAGCTCAATGTGTTCGACTATAGAGTCGCGCCTGTTGCTGTGCCAGTGCTCGGAAATGGAGCAGTGAGCAGGGGATTGTCGGTTTATTAG
- the LOC130812716 gene encoding uncharacterized protein LOC130812716 isoform X1 gives MDTNTNVTTHTTLTLTNAENLAIIEDRSVTQQAQDQQQDEVNYEEPIYVIQDGDSNGFTFKQNKVDVVEFSLPENDGRDEEAEIEPITSGFCKSSETSAGLKYVDSLLNERSNGVNGALSEKYNGENVVNKILIVSGQREIFQSENSQEDEPEGEEFDVERVMKEQKTHDMYCPNCNKCITDRVILKRRKRKIREISKDVPPEVNPGQMTPMHPDEVSNPVERMPVSETLQNERRERDSESRLEAISCFSCFSIFISKGNGFLCWRFKPKLTVTQHSDVPSAGYIDATGRDDEKGTAFPLWILTCCQPYHAEKPVSKPGPKSPPIPEKDVLPQQSEFPSQPSHATDALPEKGQLASSPSQYTHTPLPPEYQPTVSLDSDLPTSRGPVDDISSQPVPLDPVRPEKAAENNIPLWILTLCQPTESVNNAPRTGTKLPTDDMKFPFTPSDEFPVHPIQSATVLDSGIHYYCNQILLITHIFSLVLCSINDAETKLPSEQQTHAASDKDEPISSLDTDPPPTNEDGTRIQNYESDLSTAPSKDTTEYPISQLPIKDEPGQLIVRKPVNPRISGEDIPSQLDLPEPPSTPPKGDVIVEMPDPPKPQPSDMQPGVSASGSRPLVDVEEPLIQHLHEPPIPGIGVDILKAIVYGGLLECIISLSVITSAAGGDATTLNIVALGLANVFGGLIVLFHNIRVLKHEHALERYEQQLGRPENFVLHAVVAMLSYVVFGLISPIIYGFSFSKSDNKNYKLTTLAAASLVCIAILSVGKAHVRRPPKYFQTVFYYICMGFIVFGVGYAAGDLINTLLKKLNVFDYRVAPVAVPVLGNGAVSRGLSVY, from the exons ATGGACACCAATACAAATGTTACTACTCATACTACTCTTACTCTTACAAATGCTGAAAATCTTGCAATTATTGAGGATAGATCTGTTACTCAACAAGCTCAGGATCAGCAACAAGACGAGGTTAACTATGAGGAGCCCATCTATGTAATTCAGGATGGAG ACAGCAATGGATTtacttttaaacaaaataaagtaGATGTTGTTGAGTTTTCTCTTCCAGAGAATGACGGAAGAGATGAGGAAGCAGAAATTGAGCCTATTACTTCAGGTTTCTGCAAAAGCTCAGAAACTTCTGCTGGCCTCAAATATGTGGATAGCTTGTTAAATGAGAGATCTAATGGAGTCAATGGCGCATTATCTGAGAAATATAATGGTGAAAACGTAGTGAACAAAATTCTTATAGTAAGTGGCCAAAGGGAAATCTTTCAATCCGAAAATTCTCAGGAAGATGAACCGGAAGGAGAAGAATTTGATGTAGAGAGAGTGATGAAGGAGCAAAAAACTCATGATATGTATTGCCCTAATTGTAATAAATGTATTACTGACAGGGTCATTCTGAAAAGACGAAAGAGAAAAATTAGGGAAATTTCTAAAGATGTACCTCCTGAGGTAAATCCTGGTCAAATGACTCCAATGCATCCTGATGAAGTTTCTAATCCTGTTGAAAGAATGCCCGTTAGTGAAACTCTTCAAAATGAACGGCGGGAAAGAGATTCTGAGTCACGTCTTGAAGCGATTTCGTGCTTTTCATGTTTcagcattttcatttctaaag GGAACGGTTTTCTATGCTGGAGATTCAAACCTAAATTAACTGTTACTCAGCATTCAG ATGTGCCTTCAGCTGGATACATAGATGCAACAGGAAGAGATGATGAAAAAG GCACAGCTTTTCCTTTGTGGATTTTGACTTGCTGTCAACCTTACCATGCGGAAAAGCCAG TGTCAAAGCCAGGGCCAAAATCTCCACCAATACCAGAGAAGG ATGTTTTGCCTCAACAAAGCGAATTTCCTTCGCAACCATCTCATG CTACAGATGCTCTGCCCGAAAAAGGTCAACTTGCTTCATCtccgtctcaat ATACACATACACCATTACCTCCTGAATATCAACCTACTGTGTCACTTGATTCTG ATTTACCAACTTCTAGAGGACCTGTTGATG ATATCTCATCCCAACCAGTACCTCTTGATCCTGTAAGGCCCGAAAAAG CCGCAGAGAATAATATTCCACTGTGGATCCTGACCCTTTGTCAGCCTACTGAGAGCGTCAATAACGCACCAAGAACAG GTACCAAACTTCCAACTGATGACATGAAATTTCCTTTTACACCATCTGATG AGTTCCCAGTACATCCTATTCAATCTGCTACAGTACTTGACTCAGGTATACACTATTATTGCAACCAAATTCTTCTTATCACTCACATCTTTAGTTTGGTGTTGTGTTCCATCAACGATGCAGAAACCAAGTTACCGTCAGAGCAGCAAACTCATGCAGCATCTGACAAAG ACGAGCCAATATCCTCTCTAGATACCGATCCTCCACCAACAAATGAAGACG GTACAAGAATCCAAAACTATGAGAGTGATCTTTCTACTGCACCATCTAAAG ATACAACAGAATATCCTATTTCACAACTTCCTATAAAAGATGAACCCG GACAACTCATAGTACGTAAGCCTGTAAATCCCAGAATTTCTGGTGAAG ACATTCCATCACAGCTCGATCTGCCAGAACCTCCTTCGACTCCTCCAAAAG GAGATGTGATCGTAGAAATGCCTGATCCACCTAAGCCTCAGCCTTCAGATATGCAACCTGGTGTATCTGCATCTGGATCAAGGCCTTTAGTTGACGTTGAGGAACCACTAATTCAACATTTACATGAACCTCCGATACCTGGAATTGGTGTGGACATATTAAAAGCTATTGTATATGGAGGTCTCTTGGAATGCATCATCAGCTTAAGTGTTATTACCTCAGCAGCCGGTGGAGATGCCACCACAT TAAATATTGTAGCTTTGGGGCTAGCAAACGTTTTTGGAGGATTAATTGTTCTTTTTCATAAT ATAAGGGTGCTAAAACATGAGCATGCATTGGAGCGTTATGAACAACAGCTTGGGAGGCCAGAAAACTTTGTGCTGCATGCAGTTGTTGCCATGTTATCCTATGTTGTTTTTGGTCTAATATCTCCTATCATCTATGGTTTTTCCTTCAGCAAAAGCGATAACAAGAATTATAAGCTCACAACACTTGCAGCTGCTTCACTTGTTTGCATAGCAATCCTTTCTGTAGGGAAGGCGCATGTCCGAAGGCCTCCAAAGTACTTTCAAACAGTCTTCTATTACATATGTATGGGATTCATTGTCTTCGGTGTTGGATATGCTGCAGGTGATCTCATCAACACACTACTTAAGAAGCTCAATGTGTTCGACTATAGAGTCGCGCCTGTTGCTGTGCCAGTGCTCGGAAATGGAGCAGTGAGCAGGGGATTGTCGGTTTATTAG
- the LOC130812716 gene encoding membrane protein of ER body-like protein isoform X10, with translation MDTNTNVTTHTTLTLTNAENLAIIEDRSVTQQAQDQQQDEVNYEEPIYVIQDGDSNGFTFKQNKVDVVEFSLPENDGRDEEAEIEPITSGFCKSSETSAGLKYVDSLLNERSNGVNGALSEKYNGENVVNKILIVSGQREIFQSENSQEDEPEGEEFDVERVMKEQKTHDMYCPNCNKCITDRVILKRRKRKIREISKDVPPEVNPGQMTPMHPDEVSNPVERMPVSETLQNERRERDSESRLEAISCFSCFSIFISKGNGFLCWRFKPKLTVTQHSDVPSAGYIDATGRDDEKGTAFPLWILTCCQPYHAEKPVSKPGPKSPPIPEKDVLPQQSEFPSQPSHATDALPEKGQLASSPSQYTHTPLPPEYQPTVSLDSDLPTSRGPVDDISSQPVPLDPVRPEKENNIPLWILTLCQPTESVNNAPRTGTKLPTDDMKFPFTPSDDEPISSLDTDPPPTNEDGTRIQNYESDLSTAPSKDTTEYPISQLPIKDEPGQLIVRKPVNPRISGEDIPSQLDLPEPPSTPPKGDVIVEMPDPPKPQPSDMQPGVSASGSRPLVDVEEPLIQHLHEPPIPGIGVDILKAIVYGGLLECIISLSVITSAAGGDATTLNIVALGLANVFGGLIVLFHNIRVLKHEHALERYEQQLGRPENFVLHAVVAMLSYVVFGLISPIIYGFSFSKSDNKNYKLTTLAAASLVCIAILSVGKAHVRRPPKYFQTVFYYICMGFIVFGVGYAAGDLINTLLKKLNVFDYRVAPVAVPVLGNGAVSRGLSVY, from the exons ATGGACACCAATACAAATGTTACTACTCATACTACTCTTACTCTTACAAATGCTGAAAATCTTGCAATTATTGAGGATAGATCTGTTACTCAACAAGCTCAGGATCAGCAACAAGACGAGGTTAACTATGAGGAGCCCATCTATGTAATTCAGGATGGAG ACAGCAATGGATTtacttttaaacaaaataaagtaGATGTTGTTGAGTTTTCTCTTCCAGAGAATGACGGAAGAGATGAGGAAGCAGAAATTGAGCCTATTACTTCAGGTTTCTGCAAAAGCTCAGAAACTTCTGCTGGCCTCAAATATGTGGATAGCTTGTTAAATGAGAGATCTAATGGAGTCAATGGCGCATTATCTGAGAAATATAATGGTGAAAACGTAGTGAACAAAATTCTTATAGTAAGTGGCCAAAGGGAAATCTTTCAATCCGAAAATTCTCAGGAAGATGAACCGGAAGGAGAAGAATTTGATGTAGAGAGAGTGATGAAGGAGCAAAAAACTCATGATATGTATTGCCCTAATTGTAATAAATGTATTACTGACAGGGTCATTCTGAAAAGACGAAAGAGAAAAATTAGGGAAATTTCTAAAGATGTACCTCCTGAGGTAAATCCTGGTCAAATGACTCCAATGCATCCTGATGAAGTTTCTAATCCTGTTGAAAGAATGCCCGTTAGTGAAACTCTTCAAAATGAACGGCGGGAAAGAGATTCTGAGTCACGTCTTGAAGCGATTTCGTGCTTTTCATGTTTcagcattttcatttctaaag GGAACGGTTTTCTATGCTGGAGATTCAAACCTAAATTAACTGTTACTCAGCATTCAG ATGTGCCTTCAGCTGGATACATAGATGCAACAGGAAGAGATGATGAAAAAG GCACAGCTTTTCCTTTGTGGATTTTGACTTGCTGTCAACCTTACCATGCGGAAAAGCCAG TGTCAAAGCCAGGGCCAAAATCTCCACCAATACCAGAGAAGG ATGTTTTGCCTCAACAAAGCGAATTTCCTTCGCAACCATCTCATG CTACAGATGCTCTGCCCGAAAAAGGTCAACTTGCTTCATCtccgtctcaat ATACACATACACCATTACCTCCTGAATATCAACCTACTGTGTCACTTGATTCTG ATTTACCAACTTCTAGAGGACCTGTTGATG ATATCTCATCCCAACCAGTACCTCTTGATCCTGTAAGGCCCGAAAAAG AGAATAATATTCCACTGTGGATCCTGACCCTTTGTCAGCCTACTGAGAGCGTCAATAACGCACCAAGAACAG GTACCAAACTTCCAACTGATGACATGAAATTTCCTTTTACACCATCTGATG ACGAGCCAATATCCTCTCTAGATACCGATCCTCCACCAACAAATGAAGACG GTACAAGAATCCAAAACTATGAGAGTGATCTTTCTACTGCACCATCTAAAG ATACAACAGAATATCCTATTTCACAACTTCCTATAAAAGATGAACCCG GACAACTCATAGTACGTAAGCCTGTAAATCCCAGAATTTCTGGTGAAG ACATTCCATCACAGCTCGATCTGCCAGAACCTCCTTCGACTCCTCCAAAAG GAGATGTGATCGTAGAAATGCCTGATCCACCTAAGCCTCAGCCTTCAGATATGCAACCTGGTGTATCTGCATCTGGATCAAGGCCTTTAGTTGACGTTGAGGAACCACTAATTCAACATTTACATGAACCTCCGATACCTGGAATTGGTGTGGACATATTAAAAGCTATTGTATATGGAGGTCTCTTGGAATGCATCATCAGCTTAAGTGTTATTACCTCAGCAGCCGGTGGAGATGCCACCACAT TAAATATTGTAGCTTTGGGGCTAGCAAACGTTTTTGGAGGATTAATTGTTCTTTTTCATAAT ATAAGGGTGCTAAAACATGAGCATGCATTGGAGCGTTATGAACAACAGCTTGGGAGGCCAGAAAACTTTGTGCTGCATGCAGTTGTTGCCATGTTATCCTATGTTGTTTTTGGTCTAATATCTCCTATCATCTATGGTTTTTCCTTCAGCAAAAGCGATAACAAGAATTATAAGCTCACAACACTTGCAGCTGCTTCACTTGTTTGCATAGCAATCCTTTCTGTAGGGAAGGCGCATGTCCGAAGGCCTCCAAAGTACTTTCAAACAGTCTTCTATTACATATGTATGGGATTCATTGTCTTCGGTGTTGGATATGCTGCAGGTGATCTCATCAACACACTACTTAAGAAGCTCAATGTGTTCGACTATAGAGTCGCGCCTGTTGCTGTGCCAGTGCTCGGAAATGGAGCAGTGAGCAGGGGATTGTCGGTTTATTAG
- the LOC130812716 gene encoding uncharacterized protein LOC130812716 isoform X4, producing MDTNTNVTTHTTLTLTNAENLAIIEDRSVTQQAQDQQQDEVNYEEPIYVIQDGDSNGFTFKQNKVDVVEFSLPENDGRDEEAEIEPITSGFCKSSETSAGLKYVDSLLNERSNGVNGALSEKYNGENVVNKILIVSGQREIFQSENSQEDEPEGEEFDVERVMKEQKTHDMYCPNCNKCITDRVILKRRKRKIREISKDVPPEVNPGQMTPMHPDEVSNPVERMPVSETLQNERRERDSESRLEAISCFSCFSIFISKGNGFLCWRFKPKLTVTQHSDVPSAGYIDATGRDDEKGTAFPLWILTCCQPYHAEKPVSKPGPKSPPIPEKDVLPQQSEFPSQPSHATDALPEKGQLASSPSQYTHTPLPPEYQPTVSLDSDLPTSRGPVDDISSQPVPLDPVRPEKENNIPLWILTLCQPTESVNNAPRTGTKLPTDDMKFPFTPSDEFPVHPIQSATVLDSETKLPSEQQTHAASDKDEPISSLDTDPPPTNEDGTRIQNYESDLSTAPSKDTTEYPISQLPIKDEPGQLIVRKPVNPRISGEDIPSQLDLPEPPSTPPKGDVIVEMPDPPKPQPSDMQPGVSASGSRPLVDVEEPLIQHLHEPPIPGIGVDILKAIVYGGLLECIISLSVITSAAGGDATTLNIVALGLANVFGGLIVLFHNIRVLKHEHALERYEQQLGRPENFVLHAVVAMLSYVVFGLISPIIYGFSFSKSDNKNYKLTTLAAASLVCIAILSVGKAHVRRPPKYFQTVFYYICMGFIVFGVGYAAGDLINTLLKKLNVFDYRVAPVAVPVLGNGAVSRGLSVY from the exons ATGGACACCAATACAAATGTTACTACTCATACTACTCTTACTCTTACAAATGCTGAAAATCTTGCAATTATTGAGGATAGATCTGTTACTCAACAAGCTCAGGATCAGCAACAAGACGAGGTTAACTATGAGGAGCCCATCTATGTAATTCAGGATGGAG ACAGCAATGGATTtacttttaaacaaaataaagtaGATGTTGTTGAGTTTTCTCTTCCAGAGAATGACGGAAGAGATGAGGAAGCAGAAATTGAGCCTATTACTTCAGGTTTCTGCAAAAGCTCAGAAACTTCTGCTGGCCTCAAATATGTGGATAGCTTGTTAAATGAGAGATCTAATGGAGTCAATGGCGCATTATCTGAGAAATATAATGGTGAAAACGTAGTGAACAAAATTCTTATAGTAAGTGGCCAAAGGGAAATCTTTCAATCCGAAAATTCTCAGGAAGATGAACCGGAAGGAGAAGAATTTGATGTAGAGAGAGTGATGAAGGAGCAAAAAACTCATGATATGTATTGCCCTAATTGTAATAAATGTATTACTGACAGGGTCATTCTGAAAAGACGAAAGAGAAAAATTAGGGAAATTTCTAAAGATGTACCTCCTGAGGTAAATCCTGGTCAAATGACTCCAATGCATCCTGATGAAGTTTCTAATCCTGTTGAAAGAATGCCCGTTAGTGAAACTCTTCAAAATGAACGGCGGGAAAGAGATTCTGAGTCACGTCTTGAAGCGATTTCGTGCTTTTCATGTTTcagcattttcatttctaaag GGAACGGTTTTCTATGCTGGAGATTCAAACCTAAATTAACTGTTACTCAGCATTCAG ATGTGCCTTCAGCTGGATACATAGATGCAACAGGAAGAGATGATGAAAAAG GCACAGCTTTTCCTTTGTGGATTTTGACTTGCTGTCAACCTTACCATGCGGAAAAGCCAG TGTCAAAGCCAGGGCCAAAATCTCCACCAATACCAGAGAAGG ATGTTTTGCCTCAACAAAGCGAATTTCCTTCGCAACCATCTCATG CTACAGATGCTCTGCCCGAAAAAGGTCAACTTGCTTCATCtccgtctcaat ATACACATACACCATTACCTCCTGAATATCAACCTACTGTGTCACTTGATTCTG ATTTACCAACTTCTAGAGGACCTGTTGATG ATATCTCATCCCAACCAGTACCTCTTGATCCTGTAAGGCCCGAAAAAG AGAATAATATTCCACTGTGGATCCTGACCCTTTGTCAGCCTACTGAGAGCGTCAATAACGCACCAAGAACAG GTACCAAACTTCCAACTGATGACATGAAATTTCCTTTTACACCATCTGATG AGTTCCCAGTACATCCTATTCAATCTGCTACAGTACTTGACTCAG AAACCAAGTTACCGTCAGAGCAGCAAACTCATGCAGCATCTGACAAAG ACGAGCCAATATCCTCTCTAGATACCGATCCTCCACCAACAAATGAAGACG GTACAAGAATCCAAAACTATGAGAGTGATCTTTCTACTGCACCATCTAAAG ATACAACAGAATATCCTATTTCACAACTTCCTATAAAAGATGAACCCG GACAACTCATAGTACGTAAGCCTGTAAATCCCAGAATTTCTGGTGAAG ACATTCCATCACAGCTCGATCTGCCAGAACCTCCTTCGACTCCTCCAAAAG GAGATGTGATCGTAGAAATGCCTGATCCACCTAAGCCTCAGCCTTCAGATATGCAACCTGGTGTATCTGCATCTGGATCAAGGCCTTTAGTTGACGTTGAGGAACCACTAATTCAACATTTACATGAACCTCCGATACCTGGAATTGGTGTGGACATATTAAAAGCTATTGTATATGGAGGTCTCTTGGAATGCATCATCAGCTTAAGTGTTATTACCTCAGCAGCCGGTGGAGATGCCACCACAT TAAATATTGTAGCTTTGGGGCTAGCAAACGTTTTTGGAGGATTAATTGTTCTTTTTCATAAT ATAAGGGTGCTAAAACATGAGCATGCATTGGAGCGTTATGAACAACAGCTTGGGAGGCCAGAAAACTTTGTGCTGCATGCAGTTGTTGCCATGTTATCCTATGTTGTTTTTGGTCTAATATCTCCTATCATCTATGGTTTTTCCTTCAGCAAAAGCGATAACAAGAATTATAAGCTCACAACACTTGCAGCTGCTTCACTTGTTTGCATAGCAATCCTTTCTGTAGGGAAGGCGCATGTCCGAAGGCCTCCAAAGTACTTTCAAACAGTCTTCTATTACATATGTATGGGATTCATTGTCTTCGGTGTTGGATATGCTGCAGGTGATCTCATCAACACACTACTTAAGAAGCTCAATGTGTTCGACTATAGAGTCGCGCCTGTTGCTGTGCCAGTGCTCGGAAATGGAGCAGTGAGCAGGGGATTGTCGGTTTATTAG